GGCTAGCACGTTCCATGGTTGATCTATCTATCATCGTCCAGAGACTCGAAGAGAAGAATGTCGATCTAGTTGTCTTGGATCAAGGGATCGACACGACAACAATTTACGGTCGGCTGCAATTTAACATTTTGGCGTCTATTGGGGAGTTTGAGAGGGGATTGATTCGGGAACGCTCCCGAGAAGGAAGAGAGAAAGCAATTTCAAGAGGTGTGCAGTTTGGAGCAAAATCCAAGTTGAAAAAAGAAGAAGTTTGCCAGCTTGTCAGAGATTTTGAAGCTCCAGGGTGCAGTAAGGTTGAAATAGCCGAACACTATGGACTGAGCCGATCTTCAGTCTATAGGTTTCACAAAGAGCATTGCAACGATCTGTGCTAAATATAGCGCATTACGCGAAGAGCCCACGACATGGTAACAGTGGGCTCTTCGCGTGTTATTGATGGTAATCAATGGGATTCTGTCTTCAGATGGGAGCCTACTCTGCTCCATTGCTTCTGAACTTTGCTTGGCAAAAATTGACAATTGGCAAGGTTTGCCATAGTCTCTAGATGTGATCTTAAAAAGGAGAATACTCTATGGCAACCATGAATATTTCGTTACCAGATCAGATGAAATCTTGGGTTGAAGAATGCGTGCAGAGCGGGCGCTATGCAAACGCATCAGACTACGTGCGTGATCTGATCAGAAATGACCACCTTAAATTAGAGCAATTGCGCCAAGCTCTGATAGAGGGTGAGAGTTCTGGTCCCTCAACGGGGTTAGATATTAATGCCTTCATTGCCGATAAGAAAAAGTCACTCTCTCTATGAGCCAGGTTGTTTTATCTCCGAAGGCCAAATCAGACCTCAGTGGTATTTGGGACTACACACTTGAGGAATGGGGTGTCGAGCAGGCTGAAAAGTATGTTCGTGAACTGTGGGCAGCACTGCAATCACAATCTCGCGATCATTCTACATCCACCAATATCAGCGATGTGAGGGCAGGGT
Above is a genomic segment from Geopsychrobacter electrodiphilus DSM 16401 containing:
- a CDS encoding recombinase family protein is translated as MGMRVGYARVSSLGQKLDVQLDKLSDCDRIYHEKASAGSKKIRMELQKVLDFVREEDVFVVTKLDRLARSMVDLSIIVQRLEEKNVDLVVLDQGIDTTTIYGRLQFNILASIGEFERGLIRERSREGREKAISRGVQFGAKSKLKKEEVCQLVRDFEAPGCSKVEIAEHYGLSRSSVYRFHKEHCNDLC
- a CDS encoding type II toxin-antitoxin system ParD family antitoxin, which codes for MATMNISLPDQMKSWVEECVQSGRYANASDYVRDLIRNDHLKLEQLRQALIEGESSGPSTGLDINAFIADKKKSLSL
- a CDS encoding type II toxin-antitoxin system RelE/ParE family toxin, with the protein product MSQVVLSPKAKSDLSGIWDYTLEEWGVEQAEKYVRELWAALQSQSRDHSTSTNISDVRAGYRKIRYGSHVIFFKLVDGGIDVIRILHQRMDFERHL